In the Periophthalmus magnuspinnatus isolate fPerMag1 chromosome 4, fPerMag1.2.pri, whole genome shotgun sequence genome, one interval contains:
- the LOC129456224 gene encoding probable ATP-dependent RNA helicase DDX49, giving the protein MPGDDKDTPPRCRPDEVGRTARAGRNGVSITLVTQYDIHLVHAIEQHTQTKLKEYPVDEKEVNKILTQVNVTRRQCEIKLEASDFDEKKEINKRKQLILEGKDPDLEAKRKAELEKIRSKKKKFKEKIQETMEKQRKAQVKQSIRKRRDRQKKAKTKAAK; this is encoded by the exons ATGCCAGGGGACGACAAGGACACGCCCCCCCGCTGTCGACCAGACGA agTGGGCAGGACGGCCCGAGCAG GGAGAAACGGCGTCTCCATCACTTTAGTGACGCAGTACGACATCCACCTGGTGCACGCCATAGAACAGCACACAC aGACCAAACTAAAGGAGTATCCAGTCGATGAAAAAGAAGTGAATAAAATCCTGACCCAAGTGAACGTGACGCGGCGACAGTGTGAAATC AAACTGGAGGCGTCGGACTTTGACGAGAAAAAGGAAATCAACAAGAGGAAGCAGCTGATCCTGGAGGGAAAG GACCCAGACTTGGAGGCGAAGAGGAAAGCCGAGCTGGAGAAAATCCGGAGTAAGAAGAAGAAGTTTAAGGAGAAGATCCAGGAGACGATGGAAAAACAGAGAAAGGCCCAAGTCAAACAGAGCATCCGGAAACGCAGAGACCGGCAGAAGAAAGCCAAGACTAAAGCGGCAAAGTGA